The genomic region GAAGGGCACCTCCACGTTGATGCGAACCCGGGTCGGGCTCAACTTCTCGACGGTGCTCTTCACGATCCTGCTCCTTGTTGTGTTGTTGGTCTGATGACGTGGTTGTCCGTGTGTGGTCTGCGGCAGTCGGGGTGACAGGATTTGAACCTGCGGCCTTCCGCTCCCAAAGCGGATGCGCTACCAAGCTGCGCTACACCCCGTACCCTTGGTCGCCCCGAAACACGGAACGACCACGCGAGATACTACGGGCTTCACACACGAAGGCTTCAATTGGATTTGATTAACGCCTCACCGGTACCATCTGCTCTTGCCGTACAGGCGGGCGTAGCTCAATGGTAGAGCCCTAGTCTTCCAAACTAGCGACGCGGGTTCGATTCCCGTCGCCCGCTCTCAAGACCGGCCTGGTCGACGCAAAGTCCCAGGTCGGTCGTTGTTTTTTCGGCTGTTCTTCGGCCTCACGCCGCGACCGTCAGCGCCACCGTCGTCACCCCGCCCGCCGACACGGCCGTCGGGTCGGCGGTCGGCAGCGACACCTCGATGTCGTGCACGTTGAGCACGCCCACCGACGGCAGGATCCGCTCGTAGGTGCCCGATGACGCCACCAGCTGCAGCGTCACCGACTCCCCCGGCCGCAGCGTGTGCGCGACCGACTCCAGCGACACCGTCACCTGGTGGGTCTGGCCGTCGAGGGTGACCGGGATCGGGGTGATGAGGCTGCCGAGCACCAGGCCCGTCGTGTTGTCGACCAGTTGCGCGTAGACGTGGCGGCTGGTGCCCACCCCCGAGTAGGTCAGCGTCACCTCCGGCGAGCCCACCACGTACGTCGTCTCCGTCGCCGCGGGCATCCGCACGTTGACCGCGACGGGCGCCTGCAGCGCGTACGGCACGAACGGGATGCCCGACCCGCCGAGGTACGGGATCAGCGGCAGCGTCGCCGGTCCGCCACCGGCCACGATCGGGGTGCCCTTCTTGGCCGGGTACTCGTCGGAGGCCCACCACTGTCCGCGCTGGTCCACCCACTCGAACTGCGGGCCGGTCGCCACTCCAGGGTCGCCCTTGACGTAGCGGTCCAGCCACTGCAGGGTCCGCTGCTTGATCAGCTGACCGTCGGTCGGGTCGAACAGGTTGTGGGCGCACACGCCGTGCCCGCCGCAGAACCACACCACCTTCACCGGCACCCCGTTGTCCATCAGGATCTGCGCGGTGGCGTCGGACTCCAGCCCGGAGAAGACGGTGTCGACAGTGCCCTGGATCAGAAGCGTTGGCACCGTGATGTTCTCGATCGCCGGGTTGCGTGATTCCAGCAGCGCCCGGTCGGACGGCAGCATCGTGCCGGTCAGCGCGCCGATCACCGCGGCGGGCAGGATCCGCGGGTTGGTGCGGGCCATCGTCACCGCCAGCACCCCGGTCAGCAGCGTGGCCCAGCTGTTCTTGAACGCCTCGGCCTTGTACAGCGAGGTGGTGAAGCTGTGGTAGGTGATGGTCGGCACGATCGCGTCGACGCGGTGGTCGTTGGCGGCGGTGACCAGCTGGATGCCGCCGCCGTAGGAGACCCCCGTCATCCCGAGCCGCGGATCGCCGGGGGCGTCGAGCAGCACCTCGGGCTGGGTGGCGAGCCAGTCGATGATGGCTGACATGTCGCGGCCCTCCCAGTCCGCGCCGTTGAGCTCGAGCCGGCCGCCGGAGAAGTACTCGCCGCGCGGGTCCCACGTGACGACGTTGTAGCCGGCGTGGCGCAGTGTGCCGACGTCGATCATCCCGAGCGCGTCGATCAGGATGTCGTCGAGGATCGTGCCGTCGATGTTGGTGGCACCGGGCATGCCCAGCCCCGGCCCGTTGAGCACCGTTGGCGCCGTCTGCCCCGGCGCCAGGCCGGCGGCCGGCATGAAGTGGA from Mycolicibacterium phlei harbors:
- a CDS encoding CocE/NonD family hydrolase, with translation MSNRVASNRVGAYRVGGLAVALGIGSALLAGQGVAAADPGDGATDPSNTASSSTDGGVGTGTDAEKDSAATVPDDAGDPAESDGSDVEDDADDTDPVDEIDDIDEVDDVDGLDEIEDVPEPRKRAKAAQPDVDPSESTTLAEPDPDPDEPDEVTVEPEETVDEPPAAVAPTETPTPTTTTTTVSSPPAQPDEPAVTETPVEAATIELDKQTSGSGDERPPSPIETAAVWTLAAAARRELAATDDVEPTAQQVTTSEVVAIPQIPPLEFLQHLPVLGPVLFTPIVAAIHQIPIVSDLLHPLIGYPLRPGQPAPRDVKVISPDGTAIYVHFMPAAGLAPGQTAPTVLNGPGLGMPGATNIDGTILDDILIDALGMIDVGTLRHAGYNVVTWDPRGEYFSGGRLELNGADWEGRDMSAIIDWLATQPEVLLDAPGDPRLGMTGVSYGGGIQLVTAANDHRVDAIVPTITYHSFTTSLYKAEAFKNSWATLLTGVLAVTMARTNPRILPAAVIGALTGTMLPSDRALLESRNPAIENITVPTLLIQGTVDTVFSGLESDATAQILMDNGVPVKVVWFCGGHGVCAHNLFDPTDGQLIKQRTLQWLDRYVKGDPGVATGPQFEWVDQRGQWWASDEYPAKKGTPIVAGGGPATLPLIPYLGGSGIPFVPYALQAPVAVNVRMPAATETTYVVGSPEVTLTYSGVGTSRHVYAQLVDNTTGLVLGSLITPIPVTLDGQTHQVTVSLESVAHTLRPGESVTLQLVASSGTYERILPSVGVLNVHDIEVSLPTADPTAVSAGGVTTVALTVAA